ctgggctgctcagagaccacgagggcctatctcagaaatcgaagaggcacctacttttctagccttgtcagcacctgtcacacgcacactcagctttgcagaaattatgggcattctgtcgaagacttctggtgaagtagaaagcacatgaatcttactgttcaatcacccacttcccacacgcaacaatagctcatgggtaccacaaataactttgccaaagttctctgccaaagttgagcacgtgaagcttgcagctcccactacatcgctctgaccaagaaaggtaaaagaatagcaaagaaacagcactaacaaaagtttagacacataaattttgaaggtctagctaccatattattacccacaactgtaaaggaacagtaccactgctggataattggaaagtccctgtgtgtcaacctctgtgcttcgtggcaaggtagactagcaaacatgcccaacctttactcacattcgagaaaacactcccaataagattgcttgctccaaaatcgaagaggcaccgtcctccgaatctcgagagccagactcccaacatgactactttctcaaaatcgaagagagggtaaaggaacagtaccattgctggataattggaaagtccttgtgtgtcaacctttgtgcttcgtggcaaggtagactagcaaacatgcccaacctttactcacattcgagacaacactcccaacaagattgcttgctccaaaatcgaagaggcaccgccctccgaatctcgagagccagactcccaacatgattacttcctcaaaaatcgaagagacactgctctccgaatctcgagagtcatacccccagcatgattgctttctcaaaaatcgaagaggcatcgttctccgaatctcgagagccagataccacagaccactttttcaaaatgctctgacagagttaaaacatgtgaaactggcagctcccactaccgtgctatgaccaagcagggtaaaggaatagcattactacttgttgttagggagactcctatatatgtcgacctctatccccaacggacaggcagacctgcaaaaatgctcaacccttcatcatatctgagagggcactcccaacgaagcctttcgaaatattcagctttctttccccccgataatacctctgcaaacaagctatactagagcaagaatatctcatatcatcagggttaaaagcaagagtatcccatatcatgctttttccctgtcttttcttttggccttgtttttacctgcaagacaaggagaaagagagcaatcagtcagcacttggaatcaagcttccagccaggaactgactgcctggaaccccttacctgattacttacctggcattgctttcgagtactcatcttcaacatcttatgtttccagggaagattccgcatctgcttgaggaacagagagggcaagtgcgaaggatacaaggaagcatgtggagacaagcgtaacagcacacgtgccgatacattcattactctgtcaaaagcaaaagtatcccatatcagcagggtggaacgtactctagatttgatggacttgttttgaccctcaaattcttcagtcggccttatactctggaggaaaccagaaaaccctccagctcagttcaagaataagcctgtggaaagttacttcttcaaaagcaaaagtatctcatatcatctcttctcatttttcttctctttatccttcatgctgctgcaagatggggagaaggtgaacaatcagtcggagctctgattgcttaccttgtctgtcacctctttcagcagaccccctagctcggcgacttgggggactcctactacatggtttgtatcgcgcttgaccaagcctgaaactacaagtaagcttcaagtgaaattgatacattaccttgtgcatctccaccagttaaagataccacccctggatggaggaagagtacttccagagaagatgccacatctacctatgagacagataaggcaagtcaagacgacaccacactccgatacttagaagtttcgtgattacgagatcattctcccacaatatttcctaatgtcatttgtactaaatcattcacttgtactcactaaataagagattgaacctatgtacttgtgtaaacccttcacaattaatgagaactcttctattccgtggacgtagccaatctgggtgaaccacgtacatcttgtgtttgctttcctatctctatccatttatatacttatccacactaatgaccggagcaatctagcgaagatcacaaaaagcgatcgttttcgctacctaggatctatcttgcaagagaatggagaattagatggagatctcaaccatagaatacgagctggatggaaagagtgcatccggcgtgttgtgtgaccgtcgtaggccactgaagctcaagggaaaattttataggacggcaataaggctagcgatgttgtatggcacagaatgttgggtggtgaagcatcaacacgtacacaaaatgggtgtagcggagatgaggatgcttcgtgggatgtgtgggcacacgagaaaggataagattgggaatgaggatatccgaggtaaagtaggagtagccgaaattgtaggaaagatgagagaaaatcggctccggtgattttggacatgtgcaaagaaggccgactgacgctccggtttgaagatgtgactacgggacagaggttcagggccgaaggggtagaggaagacctaggacaactttggaagagactctaagaaaagacttagagtacttggatctaacggaggacatgacacaaaaccgagcgcaatggcgttctaggattcatatagccgaccccacttagtgggaaaatgctttgttgttgttgttgtaaggtTTCTTGTCAaagttataaaaagaaatgtaATTCCACCTGGATGCATACCAACAAAGGAGAAAAAAGAATGCTGAGAGCTTTAAAAGTTATCTCAGTGTTTTTAAGAAAACTGAAGAGAACTTAAACCCTCTTGGCCAACATATAAATACAAGTCAGGAGCCTCTCACCAATCCCCAGCATCGACGGTCATTTTTGCGACACGATTCCCACACCCGATGCTCCTTGTGCGTAGAGTCCTGCCGCCGCCCGCTGTATCAATTTCATCGTACCATCTTACATTGGTTGTTCGCTCCTAAGAACATGATATCAAGCTTTCGCTGCATTACTTGTCTGAAGAGTCATTTTTATGTTCATTGATGCCAACTCAGCAGCTAAATATCTGAAGACATAAGGCATTGCAACTGTCTCCATCCCTTTACTTGTGTTACAAGCATGGCAGCTGACCTTCTTGGGAGCTCTTACAGGGGGAATTCCTGAAACCGCACGCACAACCCGTTTTGGTTGGACGAATGAGGACGTTAGGATGCTTCCACATATGAAGCCTGTCATGCAACAGATATGCTGCCCCGTGCGCAAGCATGGAGTCCCTCTCCATTTCGCCAAAACGTATACCACCACCTCACTTTCGTCCCGTGATAGGCTGGCGAGTGATCTGGTCTACCGTTCCAGTGGAGCGTACCTGCACGCCAAATCGAGTACCACATGTAAGGCAACTGATGATAAAAATTGGGACACTGAGAAAATCTTGAAAGCTCGTGTAGTTATAAAACTTGAAATTGGTCGAATCTTTACCTGAAATTTGTCTGAAACCATATGTCGTAGTTGTTGATAATAAACAGGGCCAATAAAGTGAGTTCTGTGCCATAATCCCCGCTGTACAGAACCTCTACACCATGGTAGTTAAACCTCTTAACCTTCAACAATTCGCCAAGTTCATCAAcaagggttttggattttggtCCAGTCTCTCCATTAGCGTTCTTTGAACTAGCAAATGGTGTTGCGTCAACATAATGTCCATGTAAGCTACCACCCTGTGACAAGAAATGTTCAAGGTTAAGGGGTTTAACTACAGGAGTGTACAGGTAGTGCAATTTTTCAGCAACTGTTAACAACATACAGtaaaaattaaattgtttaGGTTCAAGTACCTTTGCAGCAACCGATTCCAACAGCATAGCTATCGTCATTCTAGAAGGAAATTTATCACCAATGATAGGGTTTCTAGTGTGTCGAAAGCGTATGTTTGCCTGCACAAGAACGGTATAATGTTATGGCATATAATAAGTTATGGGATAAACATTTTAACAATGATTGACCCAGAGTTATGATGATAACTAGAGATATTCAACGAAACATTAGGAAAAGTAATGAACAAATCTCCCATGTTATTAAGTCATAAATACGGAGCATCTGCAGAATTGCAGATACATTAATCCCAAAGTAAGTATACCTATGGGAAACATGGCTATTAGCAATCATTAAACCCAAGATTTAATGTAGTCCCTAGAGACAAATTCTTTCCTCATTTGGTCACACAAAATTGATAGAAATTAATAGAGAAGTGAGGGGGACAAAAACCTTAAACTAAATCTTTTTCTGTGCAATCGCAAACCAAATAAGGTAAACGTAGATGAGCTTAAAGTTGACTCTCATTTCTCCATTGGCAAGCAAAACATGGTCCATAAAGACAATACAAAATAGGTACAAGCAATCATCAAGCACAGTTATCAATTAGCTATATATTGCGATTCGATATATTCAGACTTTTCAAATCCAGTCTCCGAGATCCAAAATTAGGAACCAAAGTAAATGTTGTCCACTTACCTTTTGAAGGAGCTTCTTCCCATCAATAGCAACATAGTCAACTATAACGGGTTCTGTACCTTTCCGTTTGATGGCTCTGGGCTTATGGAGTGTGGCATTGGTAAAGCTATAGTATTCTTCATATGGTTTTATTGTCTGAAATGCAACAGAGAATAAAGTTGAGTACAGAATTGCAACCACATATGTACTATATATACATTTATATTGTATGAGATTTTAGGCTTCAACTCTCGGGTTTTGAACTCTGTAAAACCCAAAAGTAATGACCTAAAATCTAAGCAATAAACAGGTGCCAGGGAAAAACTTGCACTTCCAGTCCGTCAACTGGCCAGAGGCTGCATTAGGACACCAATCATTAAGTCAGTCGACTGGCCAGAAGCTTGCATCTTGGACAAATCTCACATCAACAGTTGCACTGCCATGATCCTAACTTTCTGTGTTCAACATAATGCAGGAGAATATAGAGCACAAACTAAAATCCAGAAATGAATGCTAACCTGACCAACATAAGGAAGACCATCTGAATCAATCAAAGGATTTTTATCGACGTTActtttcttaaaaaatgttGGGGTGttatccgacctcttcttttgATCAGACGAGTCTATTGTTTCTGTCTGCCAAAACACATCATTTGGTAAGCAAGAGTATTTAGGTCCAAGAAGAAAACCATATGCATTAGTAAAGACATTGATTTGGTATACAAAAgcataaaagaataaaagaaaaataaaattcctGAAATTTCTGTTAAAGCTTTCAACATACACaataagaaacaagaataaattcATGTATACAAAACGCATTTGGCCAAATGAATACAAGATTTTCTAATAGATTCCATCAAGAACAAAATCTCCATCACTTTGTTCGGCCCTGCAGGATGATTATTTAGAAATTTTTGTGTGGACTCCAATTTAGTAATATGAATAAACTACTAAGCTGCATGGATTTTTAAGGTGCACATTCTTATAATTTGTAATATGCCCTTGAGGCTCAAACTCATATTTCTCGAAACGAGCTATACAggaatgtgaaaaaaaaatttagcggTAGGATTCCAAAAAATTTATACAAGATGGAACTTCTGTTGAACAATAACCAAGGACAGACAGGAGGGTAAAACAGAAAAGACCCTGACACTGATACATATTTCATGGGCTCTGATTATGATCTGACCAGGGTGTAAGATTAGCGACCACACTGAGCATTCCAGTTGGATGAATTTCTTCATGAGTTGCTGGGAAACCATCTTTCCTTCCACCATCTCGACCATCAGGACATCTTATTTCCATGAAAACCTAATAGCACATGGAGAAACCAGATAGTCATACTTTTAGGGTCTGATCATAATAAGCACCTGACTATCAAAGCAGAAAAATGATAAACGATAATTCTTATCATGGCAGAAAACATAATGTgggtaaaaaaattattaaaagaaaaaccatATTTACCTGTTCAAGGGGTCCAATAAGTTCAATATTCTGACCTCCAACGGAAGGAATTGAAATGTTCTTTACTGGCCGAACAAATCTAGAAGGGATAGTGAAAAGGTACAGACCAGGATATGCCCCACTCATGCTTAAGAGCAGTTTCATCgcccagtgaacagtaactatCTTTTGCATCTCTACTCTACACTGAATAGCTTtgacaataggcaataaaatattagtattttttaaatttataaaataatacaaaataatttaatttgtaatttcggataagatttttaatcgttctcattgtgccacgtgtcattatccaaaaagacaattattggtgatggatttcgataagatttttattcaATGTTGTCGTGCCACGTGTTGTTACCTTTTCAGAAtcgttgaggatagatttccgataatatttttaaccaatcacgtcgtACCACGTGTCATAATCTGTTTACaatatttgaggatagatttcgatcaaatttttaatgaatgacGGCATGCaacgtggcattatctacaacctaatcatttctgaatcctccatataatccaccatccatcctcagaaatctcacaccaattttctgaagatctctatcattattcatagttccttcttcatcaaaatcaaaatctgtatcattattcatagtttatgcttccttcttacaatgtcttcttcttcaagaatgatgtgggaaatcgatcaacAAGAGGaataattgtttaaccaatcataATGAATGTTCAATATCCAAGTGGCCCAAAATGAGAGGGACGAGGATAAggagcgtagaaggagagatgacgaagcaagaatGGGCAAAGCCTCACATTCCCATCAAGTCATCCAAGCTGTGGGTCAGATCTGCAGGCCCAACCATTCcggaaaccttgatagaagcagaCAACGACAAGGTATGAAACTCTTGGATGATTATTTTGTCCGTAATAGTGCATTGCCTGATACATActttagacgtcgttttagaatggaacgacatttgttcaacaaaatcatgattgcaaccatgattcttactttgtgcaaaagaatgatGCTTTTGGTGATATGAGTCTTAttcctgagcaaaaaattactgttGCCTTGCGGATGCTTACATATGGAGTATCtacagaccaagtggatgagatagcgaggatggggaaatcaaatATTCTTAAGTCCCTGATGAGGTGTTGTGgagcaatcgaatctatctacaccgtAGAGTACCTCCGGAGACCTACTAACATGGATTTACAAAGGCTTATGAAAAAGGGCGAGATGtgaggttttcctgggatgattAGAAGCATCGACTGTATGCACTGGacctggaaaaactgtccaagtgcatgccAAGACGTTTATAGGGACAGAAAAGGAGCAAAAAGTGTCATTTTGGAGGCAGTGGcatattttgatacatggatttggcacacATTTTCCGGGGTTCTAAGAGCTCAAAATGACCAcaatgtccttgcccaatcccgaGTGTTCAACTATGTCCTGCAAGGataggcaccaaaagtcacgtactAGGTCAACGGACATAAGTACGatgggccatactacctagcagaCGACATTTATCCAATATGGTCATCGTTTTTCAAAACAGTGCCCTGTCAGCGAAGTACAAAGgcaaaacactttgcaagctatcaagaggggtgcaggaaggatgtggagcgttgttttggtatcctccaagctcAATGACTGATTGTTAGGGGTGCtgccaaaatgtttgatgtagagtcgcttcgatccatcatgatgacgtgcatcattcttcacaacatgattgtgaaagatgagtacgattatgatgtcgttgatgaatatgagcaagacacgatgaacaattccagaacacaaatatattgtgctcatgacgccaCCGAAGAACCtgtgcaacacgagccattagaaagggatggacgttacaatgaaaggctcattcaacgatatattgcacttcaaaggccatatatgcacaatgtccggcaaattgacttgatagagcaccagtgggaattgaaacaagctcaagatacttaagttcatttagtgtgtttgtttttatttgatgtgtctatttaatttcatttggtgtgtttttttttagttcatttagtgagttttttattatttgttgtgttttttttagttcatttagtgagttttttaatatttggtatgtttatgtaattttatttggtgtgtttatgtcatttgaataaagattctcttagtataaataaatttaatctcactttaaattaagtactaaattcaataaattggaaacaacatatagtactttattcaataaataataaattacaacccaaagtgattagaaaattatgggctccgattataaaaagtactctattcatcatcacttaaccaatttgtggtgctaggattaTCTTCtcttgttgtgctaggaccatTTCCTCTTGCTTGCCTCCTTTGCACCACGTCCGTTTTCtccgacttccaaaaatatttagaatttgaagACTTTCCTTCTAAAGTtgtgttcataatgtcacgatctcgttgagccattctttcttctctaaactGTTCtatttcttgcctaagtagctctttttctctctcattagcttgaaatGCTCTCTCAACAGCTGCAACTTTTACCTcttctctagccttatcagcctcaaatttcgCTATTTCCAgcgccaaagtcaattcaccttggtGAGGACGttcttccatatactttgcataatcattcttggaagcactccctttACTCTTTGAAGtgttcttaccttgaggcctaattggataatgggttgaccccgacgcttgttcagggGGGCGTTTCAAGCACTTCTTCTGCGTCATCTTCATGAACATGCAAGGCatgatcgggtgtagagtgtagaggggtactgttcatgaaaacttctggATCGACAGacacaactctgaatttaggacaatctttgacaatattccaacattcccactggttgaatgatttgtttttgctttcGGTTTTGGCATTATACCAAGCTTGTACTTGAAATTCCTACACAATGCGGgagaataaataattataatgaaagtaggtaacaaataaataatacaaacaaataattacaatgaaagtaggtaacaaatactaatacaaacaaataattataatcaaagtagctaacaaataaataatacaaaccaatatttgtttatatttgtattatttatttgttagctactttgattataattatttgttagtattatttatttgttacctactttgattataattatttgtttgtattatttattgttacctactttcattatactTATTTCTTCTCCCGCACTGTATAAGAatttcaagcacaagcttggtataatgccaaaaccaaaagcaaaaacaaatcattcaaccaGTGGGAATGTtagaatattgtcaaagattgccctaaATTTAGAATTGTGCTTGTCGGTCCagaagttttcatgaaaaacacctctctacactctacacccgatcatGCCTCTCATGTTCACGAAGATGACACAGAAGAAGTGCCCGAAACACCCccctgaacaagcgtcggggtcgacTCGTTATCCAATTAGACCTCAAGGTAAGAACgattcaaagagaaaagggagtgcttccaagaatgattatgcaaagtttatggaagaacttgctcgccaaggtgaattgactttggcaCCGGAAATGGCGAAATTTGAGGTTGATAAGGCTAGAGAAGGCTAGAGAGgaggcaaaagctgcagctattGAGAGAGCatttcaagctaatgagagagaaagagagttacttaggcaagaaagggaacaagttagagaagaaagaatggctcaacgagatcgtgacattatgaacacgcctttagaaaggaagtctccaaattctaaatatttttggaagtcggaGAAAGCGGACGTGGTGCGacgaaggaggcgtgcaagagaagcgagagcaagaggagatggtcTTAGCACGACAAAAGAAGATCATCCttgcaccacaaattggttaagtgatgatgaatagagtactttttgtaatcggagcccataattttccaatcactttgggttgtaatttattatttattgaatagagtactgtatgttgtttccaatttattgaatttagtactttatttaaagtgagagtaaatttatttatactaagagaatctttattcaaatgacataaacacaccaaataaaattacataaacataccaaataataaaatactcactaaatgaaccaaaaaaaacacaccaaataaaattacataaacataccaaataataaaaaactcactaaatgaactaaaaaaaacacaccaaataaaattaaataaacacaccaaataaaaacaaacacactaaatgaacttaagtatCTTAAGCTTGTTTCAATTctcactggtgctctatcaagtcaatttgccgggcattgtgcatatatggcatttgaagtgcagtatatcgttgaatgagcctttcattgtaacgtccatcccttttTAATGGCTTgtgttgcacgggttcttcggtggtatcatgagcacaatatatttgtgttctggaattgttcatcgtgtctggctcatattcatcaacggcaTCATAAtggtactcatcttccacaatcatgttgtgaagaatgatgcacgtcatcatgatggatcaaagcgactctacatcaaacattctggcagcacccctgatAATCGGCCAtcgagcttggaggataccaaaacaatgcTCCACATCCTTTctgcacccctcttgacagcttgcaaagtgtttttcttttgcaCTTCGCGGaagtggcactgttttgacaaacgatggccaccttgggtaaatgttgtctgctaggtagtatggcccgtcgtaTTTATGTTCGTTAACCTAGTACGTGACTTTTGATGCTTAACCTtgcaggacatcgttgaacacttgggattgggcaaggacattgtggtcattttgagctcccggaATCTCGAAAAATGTGTGCAAAATCCATGTTTCAAAAGATGCCactgcctccaaaatgatactttttgctcattttctgttcccataagcgccttgccatgcacttggacagtttttccaggtCCAGTGCATACAGTCGATGCTTTCAATCATCTTAGGAAAATCTCACATCTtgcccttcttcagaagcctttgcaagtccatgtCAGTAGGTATCCGGATGTATTAtgcggtgtagatagattcgattgctccgcaaaacctcatcagggacttaagaatggttgattttcccatcctcactatctcatccacttagtctgcagatgctccatatgcaaagCATCTGCAAGgcagcagtaattttttgctcaggaatgagacccatagcaccaaaagcatcattcttttacacaaagtaagaatcatggttgcaaacaacaatcatgattttgttgaacaaatgtcgttccattctaaaacaacGTTTAAAGTACGTATCAGGGAATTCACTATTACGGACAAAATAATTGTCCAAGAGTTCCATACCTCGTCGTTGCCTGTTTCTATCAAGGTTTTCGGAACAGCTAGGCCTGTAAATCTGATCTTCTTGGTCTTACCAACGACTTTCTTTAAGAAGTTGCATaaagttttgttgaatgcttctgcgAGGTCATTGGTTGGGGCATGATACATGaaagacttgtgctgcttgaacttgtatttcttacAGAGCTCGTCCATGAGTCTATTAGAGAACTGTTTTCCATTGTCTGTGATGATGTAGCAAGGCACACCATATTGGTGGATGATATGCTCATTTATGAAACGGGCAATAGTTTCCTTCTGAAGTAATttgttgcagctaggatgtaagcttctcctgcagatgactttggtGAAATTGGTCCTATGACGTCCAATTCCTATGCATCGAACGACCATGAAGCaactgtagggtgtaatggcttaggtggttgatgtatgaagttggcatgGAATTGGCAGGGTTGACACATTTTGGCGTGTTCTAGGCaatccttcaccatgcttggccagtaataacccattcttttgagctggaaatgtagctttggttCAGACTGATGCGCCCCGCATACACTTGAGTGTGCTttttccatggcttgattggcttcttcctcacctaggcatctcagaagtactcattcAAAAAAACGTCGGTAGAGTGTTcctttgtagtagaggaagcgaggtgctcgtcgacgtatttcggagcggtgtctaggatcatctagaagctttccatgctccaagtagtcGATCAGCGGTTGTCTCCACTCTTCAGCGTCGactggaagtactgagatgacatttgtatcatccagTAGCATTTCAGTGAAGAGCGGGATCATTTATCTTTGGCAGACTAGCACGTCTGCAGCTTCATCTTCTCCTAGTGCCATACTCGAAGCTAGGTCAGCGAGAGCATcgaccatttgattttcttttcttggcacatgttccAGTGTCATGGCCTCGAACTTTTGTAGCAGTTGAGTTGCCAGccggaagtatgggacgagATCATTCTTTCTTAATTCATATTAAGTCAAAAGttaattgattatgagcttgaaGTCGCCATATACTTATAgggttgtgatttccatgttgatcgtCATTTGGAGTccgatgatcagtgcttggtactcagcgacgttgttaGAGCATAGCTTGATTAGTTGGAAGGAATAGGGTAGTACTTgtctttgtggcgacatgaatactactcctgcccccgctccgtcATTTCGTGCGGATCCATTGAAAAACATTGTCCATGTCGGGAAGATATCGATGTAGAATACCTCCTCGTTAGGCAAGTCATATGAGATTTCCAATCGGCTGAGATTGGATGTTCGGCAAGGAAGTTTGCTAGCGCTTGTCCTTTGAaggctttagctgggacgtagatgatctcgtattggttgagaagcaatgcccatttagctagACGTCCTGCCAAAACtggtttggacatgacgtatttgactgGGTCAGCTTTAgtaaccaagtggatggtgtaaacatgcatgtaatgtctgagcttcTGAATGGCAAACACCAAGGCAAGACACATCTTTTATATCgcggagtagttcaactcagcgcTGGTGAGAGCTCGACTGAGGTAGTAAAGTGCTTATCCTTTCTAGGATTCATTTTCTTGTGCCAAGAGTGttccaactgaactttcctgagtgacgatgtacaatatgagcgaCTTCTCGGGCATAGGCGCCcccaggacaggtggacttgataaatacctttttatgctttcaagcatccaacctTCCAAATTTCCATGAATCCCGAAAGATTGAGAAAGCTCTCtttgttcttcgtcaaatccttaGAGAA
Above is a window of Malus sylvestris chromosome 15, drMalSylv7.2, whole genome shotgun sequence DNA encoding:
- the LOC126602020 gene encoding DNA-directed RNA polymerase I subunit 2-like isoform X2; amino-acid sequence: MVEMVEGKMVSQQLMKKFIQLECSVWSLILHPETIDSSDQKKRSDNTPTFFKKSNVDKNPLIDSDGLPYVGQTIKPYEEYYSFTNATLHKPRAIKRKGTEPVIVDYVAIDGKKLLQKANIRFRHTRNPIIGDKFPSRMTIAMLLESVAAKTNFRYAPLER
- the LOC126602020 gene encoding DNA-directed RNA polymerase I subunit 2-like isoform X1 codes for the protein MVEMVEGKMVSQQLMKKFIQLECSVWSLILHPETIDSSDQKKRSDNTPTFFKKSNVDKNPLIDSDGLPYVGQTIKPYEEYYSFTNATLHKPRAIKRKGTEPVIVDYVAIDGKKLLQKANIRFRHTRNPIIGDKFPSRMTIAMLLESVAAKGGSLHGHYVDATPFASSKNANGETGPKSKTLVDELGELLKVKRFNYHGVEVLYSGDYGTELTLLALFIINNYDIWFQTNFRYAPLER
- the LOC126602020 gene encoding DNA-directed RNA polymerase I subunit 2-like isoform X3 — its product is MVEMVEGKMVSQQLMKKFIQLECSVWSLILHPETIDSSDQKKRSDNTPTFFKKSNVDKNPLIDSDGLPYVGQTIKPYEEYYSFTNATLHKPRAIKRKGTEPVIVDYVAIDGKKLLQKANIRFRHTRNPIIGDKFPSRMTIAMLLESVAAKLTWTLC